GCTCCCGCTGCTCGGCGATTTGGTCATCTGTCGTCAGGTGGTTGAACAAGAAGCACAGGAGCAAGGTAAGCCGCTGGATGCCCACTGGGCGCACATGGTCGTCCACGGCAGCCTGCATTTGCTGGGTTACGATCATATCGAAGACGACGAGGCAGAAGAGATGGAAGCCCTCGAGACAGAGATTATGCTTGCTCTGGGCTATGAGGATCCGTACATTGCCGAGAAGGAATAAGCGACCGGGCAAATGCCCGGTGGTTTCCGGTGATGCCATGCGCTGAGTTTGCGCGCATTGGGCAAGAGATTAACTAACAAGAGAACCCACACGACGCCATGAGCGACGACAATTCACACAGTAGTGACACGTTAAGCAACAAGAAGGGATTTTTTTCCCTGTTACTGAGCCAACTTTTCCACGGTGAACCGAAAAACCGTGATGAACTGCTGGCGCTGATCCGTGATTCCGGGCAGAACGACCTTATCGATGAAGATACGCGCGACATGCTCGAAGGGGTGATGGACATTGCGGACCAGCGCGTTCGCGACATCATGATTCCCCGCTCCCAGATGATTACCCTGAAACGCAACCAGACGCTGGACGAATGCCTCGATGTCATTATCGAGTCCGCCCACTCGCGTTTTCCGGTGATCAGCGAGGATAAAGATCACATTGAAGGGATTCTGATGGCCAAGGATTTGCTGCCATTTATGCGCAGCGATGCCGATGCCTTCAGCATGGAGAAAGTGTTACGCCAGGCCGTTGTCGTCCCGGAGAGCAAACGCGTTGACCGTATGCTCAAAGAGTTTCGCTCCCAGCGTTACCATATGGCTATCGTCATCGACGAATTTGGGGGTGTCTCCGGTCTGGTGACCATTGAAGACATCCTCGAGCTTATCGTCGGTGAAATCGAAGATGAGTACGACGAAGAAGATGATATCGACTTCCGCCAGCTCAGTCGCCACACCTGGACGATTCGCGCGCTCGCGCCGATCGAAGACTTCAATGAAGCCTTCGGCACCAGCTTTAGTGACGAAGAGGTCGATACCATCGGTGGTCTGGTGATGCAGGCGTTTGGTCACTTGCCTGCGCGTGGTGAAACTATTGATATCGATGGTTACCAGTTCAAAGTGGCCATGGCCGACAGCCGTCGTATTATTCAGGTTCACGTCA
The DNA window shown above is from Citrobacter farmeri and carries:
- the corC gene encoding CNNM family magnesium/cobalt transport protein CorC (CorC(YbeX) belongs to the Cyclin M Mg2+ Exporter (CNNM) family, and was characterized as belonging to a set of three proteins, at least one of which must be present for CorA to function.) — translated: MSDDNSHSSDTLSNKKGFFSLLLSQLFHGEPKNRDELLALIRDSGQNDLIDEDTRDMLEGVMDIADQRVRDIMIPRSQMITLKRNQTLDECLDVIIESAHSRFPVISEDKDHIEGILMAKDLLPFMRSDADAFSMEKVLRQAVVVPESKRVDRMLKEFRSQRYHMAIVIDEFGGVSGLVTIEDILELIVGEIEDEYDEEDDIDFRQLSRHTWTIRALAPIEDFNEAFGTSFSDEEVDTIGGLVMQAFGHLPARGETIDIDGYQFKVAMADSRRIIQVHVRIPDDSPQPKLDE